One genomic segment of Ciona intestinalis unplaced genomic scaffold, KH HT001202.1, whole genome shotgun sequence includes these proteins:
- the LOC108950953 gene encoding uncharacterized protein LOC108950953: MDRIDAEIPVRYPSRRKYHDVNISSLLHIKHVGAGKRPPDAQQQASSYQSKSKKEARMGILTSLPSEQTNRHLTGGKIRNFLEEEVFQNHNNNITSDSDTSDHLHAYHGKKKAKVRKKPRRHTVATSSSIKLDEIEKWIADSKLHDASNVDECCIPETKITRTKLAENKTNYIFSSLVGNERRMQRSGERRRRSSCGDLFSNNNAICDVIQGALNVRHRSVQSVEAKTKTSSFGLNRRHTCFLTPRPYGKSWDSTAYRMASISESRATTNGDCDVIKDKVQQTNGRILEDSDEGWCV, from the exons ATGGATCGAATAGATGCAGAAATACCTGTTCGGTATCCTTCAAGACGGAAATATCATGATGTCAATATCAGCAGTTTGCTTCATATTAAGCACG TGGGCGCTGGGAAACGGCCACCTGATGCACAACAACAAGCTTCGAGCTACCAAAGCAAATCGAAGAAAGAAGCGAGGATGGGCATACTTACAAGTTTACCGAGCGAGCAAACGAACCGGCATTTAACGGGGGGAAAGATTCGCAACTTTCTTGAGGAAGAAGTGTTTCAAAATCACAACAATAATATTACAAGCG ATTCTGACACATCCGACCACCTTCATGCTTATCATGGGAAAAAGAAAGCTAAAGTGAGGAAGAAACCACGTCGTCACACGGTGGCGACATCGAGCTCGATAAAACTTGATGAGATCgag AAGTGGATTGCCGACTCCAAGTTACATGATGCTTCAAACGTTGATGAATGTTGCATCCCTGAGACGAAGATAACTAGGACGAAGTTGGCGGAAAACAAAACCAACTATATTTTCTCTAGCTTAGTGGGAAACGAGAGAAGGATGCAGCGGTCGGGTGAGAGAAGAAGGCGAAGCAGCTGCGGCGATCTATTCAGTAACAATAACGccatttgtgacgtaatacagGGGGCGCTCAATGTTCGGCACCGCAGCGTTCAAAGCGTTGAGGCGAAAACTAAGACTTCGAGTTTTGGGCTAAACAGAAGACATACCTGTTTCTTGACACCGAGACCTTACGGTAAAAGTTGGGACTCCACCGCTTATCGAATGGCATCGATTAGCGAGAGCCGCGCGACGACAAATggggattgtgacgtcatcaaggataAAGTTCAACAGACGAATGGAAGAATTCTGGAAGATTCTGACGAAGGTTGGTGTGTGTGA